Proteins from a genomic interval of Oceanidesulfovibrio indonesiensis:
- a CDS encoding DUF3800 domain-containing protein, which yields MYLFYVDESGTLDPKVTGVKKDGATFDKEWLYSLTAFGLFEHKWRHFYNPIIGKKRELIDRIAQRTGNRLELSECEIKSAWVRIPKRRAEHAFLAHLSPEELTELVETYYSTIDRLPVRLFSVVVDKRHLRDHMDRNQLHRKAWELLCERIELFMREFHPKHKALLVADDVSKQDNIALTMKHAYFLECGTSCGLPFKSIIETPFFVRSELSEGVQLADLCSYNVYRAFREEDFDYPHFRRLLPKMYFSNNTHMNKIDGIKVFPDESPLVEIFNKKSALITRALSGR from the coding sequence ATGTACTTGTTTTATGTAGACGAGTCGGGGACTTTGGACCCGAAAGTCACTGGCGTCAAAAAAGATGGAGCCACATTTGACAAGGAGTGGTTGTACTCGCTGACCGCTTTTGGGTTGTTCGAACATAAATGGCGGCACTTCTACAATCCGATCATCGGCAAGAAGCGCGAACTCATCGACAGAATAGCTCAACGCACGGGAAACCGACTGGAGCTGAGCGAATGCGAAATCAAATCGGCATGGGTCAGAATCCCAAAGAGAAGGGCGGAGCATGCGTTTCTGGCCCATCTCTCCCCGGAAGAACTGACAGAGCTGGTCGAGACGTATTACAGCACAATAGACAGACTTCCTGTCCGCCTTTTCTCCGTTGTCGTAGATAAGCGCCACCTACGCGATCATATGGACAGGAACCAGTTGCACAGGAAGGCATGGGAGCTATTGTGTGAGCGCATTGAACTCTTCATGCGTGAATTCCATCCTAAGCATAAAGCTCTACTTGTGGCGGACGATGTCAGCAAGCAGGACAACATCGCTTTGACAATGAAGCACGCCTATTTCCTGGAGTGTGGAACGTCATGCGGACTGCCGTTCAAAAGTATCATTGAGACACCGTTTTTTGTGCGGAGTGAGCTTTCGGAGGGGGTGCAGCTTGCTGATCTCTGCTCCTACAATGTGTACAGGGCGTTTCGGGAGGAAGATTTCGACTATCCCCATTTCAGGCGTCTTTTGCCCAAAATGTATTTTTCGAACAATACTCATATGAATAAAATTGATGGAATCAAGGTCTTCCCGGATGAAAGCCCGCTTGTGGAAATATTCAACAAAAAAAGCGCCCTCATAACGAGAGCGCTTTCTGGCAGATGA